The genome window CTTAGAGAGTGTAGGTTGCTGGAGGAGGTGACTGCTGGTGTTCACTAAAGGTACTGCTCAGAGAGAGGTTGTGACACATTTCCATTACGAGTGGATGTACAGCAATTACAAATCCATGTCATTATCTAAGCACTAGTGGGTTAAATCTATAGGGACAGTGATAATGTGTCACAGGTCAACATCCAACATTACAGTCTGTACATATAAAACACCCTGAACGATGAGTAAGCGCATCATTTGAAACCAGAATGTTTTCATTGAGAGAGGCAGGGGCTAAATAACTGCTTATTTGCTTAGTTATATGAGAGATATTTCTATTTGTATATGTAAACACATAGCTTGAAGTCAATGCAAAACCAGAAAAAACTGGATTaaaattttgaacattttctttgtttgacTGTTTTCCCACTCCTAATGGGTTAAAACTGTTATGCGCCAAGAAAAAGCTAAAAGaagaaggaaatttaaaaaaagaaaaaaaaaaaacgatccTTTGTTGCTGTGAACCACTTCAGCTAAGATGGAGAATTCATCTAAGGAGATCATTTTCACCCTCACTGGTCTGAATGACACAAGAACAAAcaagcacatttattttgtttttgccctTCTCTCTTACCTCTTTACGCTTTTTGCAAACTTGACACTGATTGCGACCATTGTGCTGGACAAAGTTCTCCATGAACCCATGCACATCTTCCTGTGCAATCTTTGTGTTAATGGGATTTTTGGTGCTACTGGATTCTACCTTAAATTTCTCATTAACCTTTTATCAGACTCTCATGTGGTGTCATATAGTGCATGTATGACTCAAACATTTGTAATCTACATATACCTGTTTTTCGAATTCACACATCTGACGGTCATGGCTTATGACAGGTATGTTGCCATATGCAGGCCACTGGAGTATCACTGCATTATGACTCCTCGGAAAGTTGGAACATTACTGCTAGTAGCATGGCTTCTGCCTTTCTGTGAGGCAAATGTTGGGCTTATTTTGACACTCCGTCTGTCCCTTTGTCAGTTTAAGATCAACAAACTTTACTGTTTCAATTGGGATGTGGTAAAACTGTCCTGCACAGACACAACATCCAACAATTTATATGGTTACTTTCTGATGCTTTTGCATGTTTGCCAAGCCATATTTATAATAATCTCATATATCCACATCATCCGGACATGCCTGCAGTCCTGGGAAGAGCAGAGTAAGTTCATGGAGACCTGCATGCCTCACCTGATTACGTTGATCAActtcactttgtttcttttatttgatGTCATGTATGCACGATATGGCTCAGACAACAGTCTGCAGACTCTTCGTAACATCCTGTCTGTGGAGTACCTCATCATTCCCCCTGTGCTTAATCCCCTGATTTATGGGTGGAAGCTAAAACAGATACGTAAGAGTATGTGGGGTTTGTGCAACAGCAAAGTTAGTACACTCAGATGAACTGCAGAATATTTATGCACAGCAAATAAAAAGGTATATGTGTAAATAGTTCAAATTATGTAATTCCAAATTATATTCAGATTGATTTTCTTTTAGCAAGAGTATTTGTAGTTagttttttattacttttttttctgattttttttaaatggcaggGGGGAATCAGGGTGGATATCTGGAGAGTACATGACTCATGTGAAAATCAAATGCAATTCACAGTCATATGTTTTATTAGGAATTTTGCATGCTATTGTTTATGCATGACAgtgcttgaaaaaaaatgtttgtgtgtatcctATATATGTTTTCTTAACCTCTTTCTTCATTGTAAGGGTATTTGGGTTAGGTGCTGTTTCTAATGGTACAGCCTAATCTTTAGTTCAAGCACTTATATAATTGCATGAgtaatttgaaataaatcataTGAAGtctgttaaaaattaaagtctacaaaaaacaaaatgtttcaacTTCTCTGCTTGCAAATCACTAAAATACTGTTTGCATTATGACCATGCTACACTGGTAATCTGCAGGAAAGCCAAGGGAGCACAAATTGTGCCATACTCTTATTGTTCAGGTAATTGCTACCTTTCCTTTGTTGTTCAACCAGAGTACTGAGAACATTTTTGTTGAACACTACCTGTTCTTTACTCTTTAGTATTTACTGAAGTGTAATACTGTACTACTCAAGAGTGTCAGAGAGTTTAACACCATCTTTCATTCAGATTGTTAAAGAGGCAGGCCATCTGTAAGTTGGCATCAAAAAGTATTATCACGTAAACTGTATGggatatattataaaatacatcaTTTCCATATTGTGAATGTTACTGATAATGAAATTCCTTAAATTCTGCTAGTAATAGATATAATGACAGCACCTAAATCACCCATGTTCCTTAATCACAGTACATATGTTACACTGTATGTGTGGTCCTCTTTGCTAATTGCTGTATGCTGGTGGGCTTCTTGtaactttttcactttctctaaCCACTTGTCCTCGTAAGGGTTGCGGCAGTCCCCAGCTGGGGAGAGAGTACAGCTTGAACAGGACACAAGATAATCACAgcgcagccacacacacacatgcacaatggGCAATTTTGAATCGTCAATACACTTGTACTGCAAGTCTTTAGAAAGTGGGacgaaacctgagcacccaggggaactcacacacacacagggagaacatgcaaactctgagCAAAACATGAGCTACCCACATCAGAAAAGCCTGGATAGTATGATATAGCCCAGATGGTATGGCGCAGCAACACTGCCTGCTGTGCAGGTGAAATGGgtgtagaaaaaataaaacaagacttATTGTTGGGTCTTAAGCAcacaaaaagctgttttgtcaATTTTGATATAGTGATGTGTTAATATTTATAACagaattgcattttattttaatagaatttGTCAAGTTATACttgatttatgcatttgtatataaaataatttttagaacAATTATATATCTAATGCTGTAGTCCCCAGCAAATTTAGACAGGGGGTGGGCTTGTTGAAAGAAGAAAACCTACTAGTGTGAAAAGCAGGAgttgtgcattttatttcaaaggTGTCTCCTATGAATACAtctgaaattacacacacacacacacattttctgaaccgcttgtcccatacggggtcgcagggaaccggagcctaacccggcaactcagggcataaggccggagggagaggggacacaaccaggatgggacaccagtccgtcacaaggcatccctagcgggacttgaaccccagacccactggagagcaggacccggtccaacccactgcaccaccgtgccccctcccaAATTACGCATCACAGATAAAAATCAGAAAAGCAAATCatttcattaatgaaataatatttaattactaAGGTCAGCGCTGATGACTGAATTACCAGataaatacacagtaaattTTCCTGCAGTGGTGAAGTGCTCCATCCAAGGCATACCGCTGCTCAGCCTTGAGTCTCTTGACTCCAGGAAAGACTCCGCAACCCAGATCAGGCTGAGCAACTGTTGAAAACTGATGGATGGAAATACAGTTCAATGAGGctttatattaaaacaaaatatatatacatttctgAATATCTCCTCAGAAGTTATATCTGAGACCTTTTCCACCTGCTTGTAAGTGTTAAAGTATCTGTCACTGTGTATGTATGCTTGAAACTTGTGAGAATGTAGAGGTATGTTAGAGAACTTGTCAATAAAATTTGAACTCAAGCATTTGGATGTATACTagtacaaaacacatttaatttgtacAGATTTTTGACTCACTAGTAGGTTTTCTTCTTTCAACAAGCCCACCTTCTACTTGCCATTTAGTGAATTGATTCATGGCTCTttctaaaatattcattttaaacttcAGCACTTTTTCAGACATATGGGTAAATTAAAAGCCTGAGGTTCACATCTGTTTTCCAGCACAAATtgttaatgaaaatatgcaatttttgaaaataccctCCTAACAACCTGGTATTTTAATGTGTGACCAAATTTCATTCACACTGCTAAGTTTCATCTCAAAACAGCACACTGTAGTTTATGTTTAGAGTGAAGAAAATCGTTACCACCAAAATCTAGCAACTGCTTTAGATGTTAAGTTAACCTTCCTCTTTTATGGAAATAGAAATAGAGAAGTTATATGTTGATACTTCAGGACCGTTTTGGTTTTTCTGAGGGCAGCTAATTAACAAAGGCTCAGATGAATATACATCTCCAGGGTGCTGATGACATTTACAGTCTGAACAGCCCTTCCCTCTTTAAGTCCTGTGCATAAATGGTCCAAATCCTTCTAGAGATGTTCAGTACTTTGATTTCCTATGGACCACATAGTAATATTAACAGCTTaagtgtttatttcatttacagatAGACCCTTATAAATTATCTGTCTTACcaagctttttaaattttagtacTGAAGATTTGAATTTTaccctttttcatttttagattAACATGaccacattttctgcatttatgtcTATTTCAGCATAATGTAAAATCAGTGGCTTGTTTTTCAAAACTGATTTGTGTGATTCAAAGAAGAACAATGGAAAACTCATCAACAGCTGAATTTCTTACTCTTTCTGGACTGCAAGGACAAGGGCACAGTAGATCAGTGTACTTTTCCCTCACCCTTCTCACTTACTTGCTGATTATTTCCGTGAATTTTATTCTGGTTGTGAccataataactgaaaaaactCTCCATGAACCCATGTATGTATTCCTGTGTCACTTATGTGTTAATAGCCTATATGGGACTACAGGATTTTACCCCAAAATCCTACTGGACCTCCTGTCTGATGTTCATGTGATCTCATATAATTTATGCTTAATTCAACTTTATGTCATTTATACTTCTGTGTTGTGTGAAATTCCTATTCTAACAGTAATGGCTTATGACAGATATGTAGCAATATGTAGGCCTTTAGAATACCACACAGTTATGACTCCTCTGACGGTTAAggtaatgttgtttttttcttggtgttttcctttgtcttggtgtgctttcattgttttgtctACCTTCAGGCGGCCTTTATGTGGCTCTCACATAGATAAATTGTACTGTGATAACTGGTCAGTTGTAAAACTCTCCTGTGTGCCAAACACAGTCAACGATGTACTTGGATATATTATGATCACTTTAGAAATAACGCAAGCATTCTTCACTTTATATTCTTACTACTGCATTGTGAGGGTGTGTCTGAAATCTAAGGAAGGGAGAAGAAAATTTATGCAAACCTGTCTGCCACATTTAGTGGCAATTGTGAATTTTATGATTGCAAACTTGTTTGATGTTATGTACAGCAGGTATGGCATTGACAGCCTTCCTTTGACTCTGCGCAACATTATGGCAGTTGAATTTCTGGTTATTCCGCCTCTTCTCAACCCCGTAATATATGGACTCAATTTGCAAAAAATACGGAGTACACTGATAAATGCTGTAAGATGCATAAGGTAACATAGTGGCCCACAGAAGGAAATGtgtagaaaaaaatctctgaaaagTTGCGAGTTGATATTAACTAGAACAACCTCTTGTTTATGTTTTGTACTGTGTTTCCACTTACAATATACAATAAGCTGCCAAACTCTGTCTAAATATTTACGTACTGATGCCTGGAAGTGTTATTTAATCCAAactggaaacaggaaaaaacatcCTTTTAACAATTGGGTTTTATACTGTTTTAAGTAAAttataaatggaaattttatgaaaaataatgtgttgATTTGTTCAGAGACACTAGAATGTTCCAACACCCTAAGAGTTTAATGGAAACTGTATTCTCCTCAGGGTTTTattctggttttcttttttcagttataGCTCAGTATGGCATTAGAACACTGTCAAGGGCTCAGGACACAAGGCCGCCTGAATAATGACACACTGCTGTCCCTTTACTAGTAAAGACATTTAAAGTATTTGGTTTACTTTCTCAGTCATCCCAGCTTCAAAACCTATAAATTGGGTGTGTATAAAttgtgtattattgttatttttactaATTCCATTCTTTGCTACTgtatctttctttttaaaatgactgacagtATTTGCTCTGTTAcctatacagctggatattttaacCAAATCAATTCAAACtaagttttttgttgtt of Scleropages formosus chromosome 10, fSclFor1.1, whole genome shotgun sequence contains these proteins:
- the LOC108922407 gene encoding putative olfactory receptor 7A2, with product MENSSKEIIFTLTGLNDTRTNKHIYFVFALLSYLFTLFANLTLIATIVLDKVLHEPMHIFLCNLCVNGIFGATGFYLKFLINLLSDSHVVSYSACMTQTFVIYIYLFFEFTHLTVMAYDRYVAICRPLEYHCIMTPRKVGTLLLVAWLLPFCEANVGLILTLRLSLCQFKINKLYCFNWDVVKLSCTDTTSNNLYGYFLMLLHVCQAIFIIISYIHIIRTCLQSWEEQSKFMETCMPHLITLINFTLFLLFDVMYARYGSDNSLQTLRNILSVEYLIIPPVLNPLIYGWKLKQIRKSMWGLCNSKVSTLR
- the LOC108922406 gene encoding olfactory receptor 4E1-like; amino-acid sequence: MENSSTAEFLTLSGLQGQGHSRSVYFSLTLLTYLLIISVNFILVVTIITEKTLHEPMYVFLCHLCVNSLYGTTGFYPKILLDLLSDVHVISYNLCLIQLYVIYTSVLCEIPILTVMAYDRYVAICRPLEYHTVMTPLTVKVMLFFSWCFPLSWCAFIVLSTFRRPLCGSHIDKLYCDNWSVVKLSCVPNTVNDVLGYIMITLEITQAFFTLYSYYCIVRVCLKSKEGRRKFMQTCLPHLVAIVNFMIANLFDVMYSRYGIDSLPLTLRNIMAVEFLVIPPLLNPVIYGLNLQKIRSTLINAVRCIR